The proteins below are encoded in one region of Pithys albifrons albifrons isolate INPA30051 chromosome 25, PitAlb_v1, whole genome shotgun sequence:
- the LOC139682972 gene encoding basic salivary proline-rich protein 1-like codes for MSLNPNISHAHPRGGRPAHPAQPRGEPGGPPRTPRTARGEPGGPPRTAPRRTGGAAPHTPHRPRRAGGAAPHTPHSPAESRGGRSAQPRGKPGGPLRTPRTARGEPGGPPRTPRTAPCRAGGAAPHTPHSPRRAGGAAPHTPHSSVQSRGGRSAHPAQPEESRGGRPAHPAQPEESRGGRPAHPAQLRGEPGGAAPHTPHSPAQLRTPRATRIPRTPHSPDKRRRSRPAQPHIAPHTPAHPAQPRGEPGGPPRTSLRTPHTPHSPAHPAHSAQPRTPTTPRTPRTPRTAPSPHTQWNLLGLRFPRETETEKTLPKEEEEEEEEEEEEEEEEAHS; via the exons ATGTCACTAAACCCCAACATTTCACACGCACACCCCCGAGGGGGCCGCCCCGCACACCCCGCACAGCCCCGCGGAGAACCGGGGGGGCCGCCCCGCACACCCCGCACAGCCCGAGGAGAGCCGGGGGGgccgccccgcacagccccgcgGAGAACCGGGGGGGCCGCTCCGCACACCCCGCACAGACCGCGGAGAGCCGGGGGGGCCGCCCCGCACACCCCGCACAGCCCCGCGGAGAGCCGGGGGGGCCGCTCCGCACAGCCCCGCGGAAAACCGGGGGGGCCGCTCCGCACACCCCGCACAGCCCGCGGAGAGCCGGGGGGGCCGCCCCGCACACCCCGCACAGCTCCGTGCAGAGCCGGGGGGGCCGCCCCGCACACCCCGCACAGCCCGAGGAGAGCCGGGGGGGCCGCCCCGCACACCCCGCACAGCTCCGTGCAGAGCCGGGGGGGCCGCTCCGCACACCCCGCACAGCCCGAGGAGAGCCGGGGGGGCCGCCCCGCACACCCCGCACAGCCCGAGGAGAGCCGGGGGGGCCGCCCCGCACACCCCGCACAGCTCCGTGGAGAGCCGGGGGGGGCCGCCCCGCACaccccgcacagccccgcacAGCTCCGCACACCCCGCGCAACGCGCATCCCGCGCACCCCGCACAGCCCCGACAAGCGCCGGAGGAgccgccccgcacagccccacATAGCCCCGCACACCCCCGCGCACCCCGCACAGCCCCGCGGAGAGCCGGGGGGGCCTCCCCGCACATCCCTGCGCACCCCGCACACTCCGCACAGCCCCGCGCACCCCGCACACTCCGCACAGCCCCGCACACCCACCACGCCCCGCACACCCCGCACACCCCGCACAGCCCCATCCCCGCACACACAATGGAACCTCCTCGGGCTGCGCTTCCCCCGCGAAACAGAAACAGAGA AAACACTCccaaaggaggaggaggaggaggaggaggaggaggaggaggaggaggaggaggaagcgcATTCCTGA
- the EPOP gene encoding elongin BC and Polycomb repressive complex 2-associated protein has protein sequence MFLTCEGTFGIVPATMDYNGEARPGDFHAGYQEIEGINLGYLQINGTQMFALAQVLSDLFKDIPRTTISKKMETLKIKSRRCDLKELRTLKAINSVPTRAVKCSLISKADLEALCTSCKSLSPRRRKRKRKSKRREQLLLPAPGELFPCPRAQLLPPCRTGGCCGPSAPGRPRPPPAFPGPQPFHRAFPGRGGRGLAARGGLFAGVLAGYPRELALLHPAAAHPSALPAALAPAGRRKRGPCCAKGLFPHDKGPAAARKGRCSSAFPGSKRQGTSAGYSSDSDSSLDFAGSSPATSSDSSEEEEEEEEEGDSSCSSEEGSSSESESSSLCSGDSVQSTRYRQAALPRFQPQPPREPLGEERPAEPPPSVGKAPRPDPDLLFLSQQLWARTLRASTLESLSAAPALGSGAQPQPELYAKQEASPSSSSSSSSSSPPPSPSSTPEGDPQQKEGGFGDAEPCAKGKDLHKDASNNRASLERAERQSGALTGPAPSPEPAPAPQPPELGGGPGPAPPEEAAEPRREHFDRLIRQSKLWCYAKGFNLDGKSLRHGARPEPWKGAELKSPGSKRAESPSTLSSKALRGNGSERNAKRRRLARGAEAERQQSSSKGRPQKTPRRNAKKGNTPCKRLGSAGPTPPRNSFSLMGNFPCIPSLVVGEDGDLCPASSLGGKNSWALSKTHPLWSWHLGGNAIPVPPSLKFRGYSLEDL, from the coding sequence ATGTTCCTGACCTGCGAAGGGACCTTCGGAATTGTTCCAGCCACCATGGATTACAATGGGGAAGCCAGGCCGGGGGATTTTCATGCCGGCTATCAAGAAATCGAAGGGATAAACTTGGGATACTTACAGATCAATGGCACCCAGATGTTTGCTTTGGCCCAGGTCCTCAGCGACCTGTTTAAGGATATCCCCAGGACCACCATCAGCAAGAAGATGGAAACCTTAAAGATCAAGAGCCGGCGCTGCGATCTTAAAGAGCTCCGGACCCTCAAGGCCATCAACTCGGTGCCCACCCGCGCGGTGAAATGTTCGCTCATCTCCAAGGCGGACCTGGAGGCTCTCTGCACCTCCTGCAAGAGCCTCAGCCCCcgcaggaggaagaggaagaggaagagcaagaggagggagcagctgctgctgccggcCCCGGGGGAGCTGTTCCCCTGCCCCCGGGCCCAGCTGCTGCCGCCCTGCAGAACCGGCGGCTGCTGCGGCCCCTCCGCCCCCGGCCGGCCCCGGCCGCCCCCCGCCTTCCCCGGCCCGCAGCCCTTCCACAGGGCCTTCCCCGGCCGCGGGGGCCGCGGGCTGGCGGCGCGGGGGGGTCTGTTCGCCGGGGTGCTGGCCGGGTACCCCCGcgagctggccctgctgcaTCCCGCGGCCGCGCATCCCTCCGCGCTCCCTGCCGCGCTCGCCCCCGCGGGCCGCCGCAAGCGGGGCCCCTGCTGCGCCAAGGGGCTCTTCCCGCACGACAAGGGGCCCGCGGCCGCCAGGAAGGGCCGCTGCTCCTCCGCCTTCCCCGGCTCCAAGCGCCAGGGCACCTCCGCGGGCTACTCCAGCGACTCGGACTCCAGCCTGGACTTCGCTGGGTCCAGCCCCGCCACCTCCAGCGACTCgtcggaggaggaggaggaggaagaggaggaaggggacAGCTCGTGTAGCAGCGAGGAAGGCAGCTCCTCGGAGTCGGAGAGCAGCTCGCTGTGCAGCGGGGACTCTGTGCAGAGCACCCGGTACAGGCAGGCGGCTCTGCCGCGCTTCCAGCCGCAGCCCCCGCGGGAGCCCCTCGGGGAGGAGCGCCCGGCCGAGCCCCCCCCGAGCGTGGGCAAAGCCCCGCGCCCCGACCCCGACCTCCTCTTCCTCTCGCAGCAGCTCTGGGCCAGGACTTTGCGAGCATCAACTTTGGAAAGTTTGAGCGcggctccagccctgggctcgGGGGCTCAGCCGCAGCCGGAGCTGTACGCCAAGCAGGAggcctccccttcctcctcctcttcctcctcctcctcctccccccctccctccccgaGCAGCACCCCCGAGGGGGACCCGCAACAAAAGGAGGGAGGCTTTGGGGACGCGGAGCCCTGCGCCAAAGGGAAGGATTTGCACAAAGATGCCTCGAACAATAGAGCCTCGTTAGAACGGGCTGAGCGGCAAAGCGGAGCCTTAACCGGGCCGGCGCCTTCCCCAGagccggccccggccccgcagcccccggagctggggggcggccccggccccgcgccccccgaGGAGGCGGCCGAGCCCCGGAGGGAGCACTTTGACCGGCTGATCCGGCAATCCAAGCTGTGGTGTTATGCCAAAGGGTTCAACCTGGACGGGAAAAGTTTGCGGCACGGAGCGAGGCCGGAGCCCTGGAAAGGCGCAGAGCTCAAATCCCCCGGCTCCAAAAGAGCAGAGAGCCCCAGCACCTTGTCATCCAAAGCTTTGAGAGGCAATGGCTCGGAAAGGAATGCCAAGCGCAGACGCCTTGCCAGGGGCGCTGAGGCAGAAAGGCAACAGAGCTCCTCCAAAGGGAGGCCACAAAAGACTCCAAGGAGGAATGCCAAAAAGGGAAACACTCCCTGCAAACGCCTCGGCAGCGCCGGGCCAACCCCGCCTCGGAATTCCTTCAGCCTCATGGGCAACTTCCCCTGTATTCCCTCTCTGGTCGTGGGGGAAGATGGGGACCtgtgtcctgcctcctccctcgGGGGCAAAAACTCCTGGGCTCTCTCCAAAACTCACCCGCTGTGGAGCTGGCACCTGGGGGGCAACGCCATCCCGGTGCCCCCCAGCCTCAAATTCCGGGGCTATAGCTTGGAGGATCTCTAA